One segment of Erigeron canadensis isolate Cc75 chromosome 2, C_canadensis_v1, whole genome shotgun sequence DNA contains the following:
- the LOC122589283 gene encoding thioredoxin F-type, chloroplastic-like, translating to MSLQFHHVFRPISPATSPSLVRSPALLTTKSSTVSGDVHRSTKIIGSKRSKLVVTVRSSLETSGGAAAVVVGQVTEVDKDTFWPIVNAAGDKTVVLDMYTQWCGPCKIIAPKFQEMAEKYLDVVCLKLDCNQENKPLAKELGIKVVPTFKILKHGKIQKEVTGAKFDNLVAAVEEVRST from the exons ATGTCGTTACAGTTTCACCACGTTTTCCGGCCAATTTCTCCGGCGACATCGCCGTCGTTAGTCCGATCACCGGCGTTACTTACGACGAAGTCCTCGACTGTTTCCGGAGACGTTCACCGGTCAACGAAAATAATCGGTAGTAAAAGAAGTAAGTTAGTTGTTACTGTAAGATCGAGCTTGGAGACTTCCGGCGGTGCGGCGGCGGTCGTTGTCGGTCAGGTGACGGAGGTTGATAAGGATACGTTTTGGCCTATTGTTAATGCTGCTGGTGATAAGACTGTTGTTCTCGATATGTATACTCAATG GTGTGGCCCTTGCAAAATAATCGCTCCAAAGTTCCAAGAAATGGCTGAGAAGTATCTTGATGTTGTCTGTCTAAAGCTTGATTGCAATCAAGAAAATAAG CCATTAGCAAAGGAGCTAGGCATAAAGGTTGTTCCCACCTTCAAGATTCTTAAACATGGCAAGATTCAAAAAGAAGTTACTGGGGCTAAGTTTGATAATTTAGTTGCTGCCGTGGAGGAAGTTAGATCCACTTGA
- the LOC122588077 gene encoding protein MOTHER of FT and TFL1 homolog 2-like, giving the protein MIPNAFLEVARHVIGIMSEPFVPSVHMKASYGNHLVSNGRYLRTLVVCAAPSVTIDGDPNALYTLVMIDPDVPNPYEPTSQDFVSWIVINIPGGTSCAQGTEFLSYNAPKPDIGVHRHVFVLYKQQSRLDGIETLPSRICFKTRDFAEKHNLGYPVNLSYFNTKKEIRKRQLMA; this is encoded by the exons ATGATTCCAAATGCATTTCTTGAGGTGGCTAGGCATGTCATTGGAATCATGAGTGAACCATTTGTGCCTTCGGTCCATATGAAGGCGAGCTATGGCAACCATCTGGTGAGTAACGGGCGTTACCTTAGGACCTTGGTTGTTTGTGCTGCTCCAAGTGTTACCATAGATGGAGACCCTAACGCACTATACACATTGGTAATGATCGATCCAGATGTTCCAAACCCATACGAGCCAACTTCACAAGATTTCGTCTCCTG GATTGTGATTAACATTCCTGGTGGGACGTCGTGTGCTCAAG GTACTGAATTCCTCTCGTACAATGCTCCAAAGCCTGACATTGGAGTTCATCGTCATGTATTTGTTCTGTACAAGCAACAGTCGCGACTTGATGGTATTGAAACACTCCCCTCTCGAATTTGCTTCAAGACTCGTGATTTCGCAGAAAAGCACAACCTTGGATATCCGGTGAATCTGTCGTACTTCAATACAAAGAAAGAAATCAGGAAAAGGCAGTTGATGGCATGA
- the LOC122588857 gene encoding uncharacterized protein LOC122588857 produces the protein MNLYIHILISIITFFTIIPKFSSHSSHPTTIYDALTTNGLPIGILPKGITNFTLDPTTNKFTVTLNKTCNTKFETSVRFDWNFSGVLSYGQVSNLSGIAAQDLFLWFPVKGIHVDVPTSGLIYFDVGVVFKQFALSSFEVPKDCNEFGDGFGVDLVVLKVKDRSENPLKQHVDGDEKKAIA, from the exons ATGAATCTATACATACACATCCTTATATCTATCATCACATTCTTCACCataatccccaaattttcatCACATTCATCCCACCCAACAACAATATATGACGCATTAACAACAAATGGGCTTCCAATTGGAATCCTCCCAAAAGGCATAACAAATTTCACACTTGATCCAACAACCAACAAATTCACAGTCACATTAAACAAAACCTGCAACACAAAATTTGAAACAAGTGTTAGATTTGATTGGAATTTTTCAGGGGTTTTGAGTTATGGGCAGGTCTCAAATCTGTCAGGAATTGCTGCTCAAGATTTGTTTTTGTGGTTTCCTGTTAAAGGGATTCATGTTGATGTTCCTACTTCTGGGTTGATTTATTTTGATGTGGGTGTCGTCTTTAAACAGTTTGCGCTTTCTTCGTTTGAAGTCCCGAAAGATTGTAACGAATTCGGTGATGGGTTCGGTGTCGATTTGGTTGTGCTTAAGGTTAAG GACAGAAGTGAAAATCCTCTGAAGCAACACGTCGATGGAGATGAAAAGAAAGCCATTGCGTAA
- the LOC122589933 gene encoding aspartic proteinase 36-like codes for MGFVVLMYLSLWVSGNVVFQVQHKFTGTTESLTGFKAHDSFRHRRILSAVDLPIGGDGSPISMALYFTKIQIGTPPRDYHVQVDTGSDLLWVNCAGCDSCPRRSDLGIPLSLYNPMLSSSSRIMTCDQDFCPSSIISSSNDCIMGMRCPYVVRYGDGSQTKGYFVRDIVQLDRVSGNRQTVNMKGSFEFGCGSRQSGGLGESQQALDGILGFGQSNSSILSQLALAKKVKKTFSHCLAGSRGGIYAIGEVVHPKVDTTPILPNKAHYNAELLAIQVGGDFVNLPFSMNTPSRRGTIIDSGTTLAYFPDGIYNQLMNKIMASQPNEEIYIVDHQFKCYKYRGNVDDGFPIVTFHFANLLKLKVKPSQYLFQVQSKKWCIGFMSNGVQPDVTLLGDLVLTDRLVTYNMEDQTIGWTDYDCSSSIKVKDEESGLVYEVGGHDISGAGRTHSSAFLWMVFIIVTKMAMY; via the exons ATGGGGTTTGTTGTTTTGATGTATTTGAGTTTGTGGGTATCAGGAAATGTGGTTTTTCAGGTTCAACATAAGTTTACAGGGACTACAGAGTCTTTGACTGGTTTTAAAGCTCATGATTCTTTCCGTCACCGGAGAATTCTCTCCGCCGTCGACCTCCCTATCGGAGGTGATGGCAGTCCTATCTCGATGGC GCTCTATTTCACCAAGATTCAAATTGGGACTCCCCCAAGGGATTATCATGTGCAGGTCGATACAGGAAGCGACCTGTTATGGGTGAATTGTGCTGGATGCGACAGTTGCCCTAGAAGAAGCGATCTAGGG ATACCGCTTTCACTATACAATCCAATGCTCTCGTCGAGTTCTAGAATAATGACTTGTGATCAAGATTTTTGCCCCTCCTCAATCATCTCGTCTAGTAATGATTGTATTATGGGGATGCGATGTCCATATGTTGTTAGATACGGTGATGGGAGCCAAACCAAAGGATATTTTGTTAGAGATATTGTTCAACTTGATAGAGTATCCGGGAACCGACAAACAGTGAATATGAAAGGGAGCTTTGAATTTGG ATGTGGATCCCGACAATCTGGAGGGTTAGGTGAATCCCAACAAGCTCTAGATGGAATATTAGGGTTTGGACAGTCAAATTCTTCCATCCTTTCTCAGCTTGCTTTAGCTAAAAAGGTGAAAAAGACATTCTCGCATTGCTTGGCAGGTTCTAGAGGGGGGATTTATGCTATCGGTGAAGTGGTGCATCCGAAAGTGGATACGACACCAATTTTGCCTAACAA GGCACACTATAATGCTGAACTGCTGGCTATTCAAGTCGGCGGCGATTTTGTAAACCTTCCATTCAGTATGAATACTCCATCCAGACGCGGAACTATAATTGATAGTGGTACAACTTTGGCTTATTTTCCTGATGGGATTTACAACCAACTTATGAATAAG ATAATGGCCTCACAACCGAATGAAGAAATTTACATAGTTGATCATCAATTTAAGTGTTACAAGTACCGTGGGAA TGTTGATGATGGTTTTCCAATTGTCACATTTCACTTCGCTAATTTGCTTAAGCTAAAAGTTAAGCCCAGTCAATATCTCTTTCAAGTTCAG AGTAAGAAATGGTGCATCGGTTTTATGAGCAATGGCGTGCAACCAGACGTGACCTTGCTGGGAG ATCTTGTACTTACAGATAGGCTGGTTACGTATAATATGGAAGATCAGACTATCGGATGGACAGACTATGATT GCTCATCGAGCATCAAAGTGAAAGATGAAGAGTCAGGGTTGGTGTATGAGGTTGGTGGTCATGATATTTCAGGGGCAGGTCGTACACACAGCTCAGCTTTCTTGTGGATGGTGTTCATAATAGTTACTAAAATGGCAATGTATTAG
- the LOC122587443 gene encoding testis-expressed protein 2 has product MVAFVALLFGFVLGALVVIGIEVFVVWFLIKKLSKKANEEEIKVKKNVLDGKEGLHFSYPNKQGLVWVLEKEKIPKITPTADKNPRQQKRKVEIVEVSPVRKHASIKDQSLFITELDGSLTKISLLGCVAEAVSATNQPSRKWAKKYPIKVENKSSVVYHGSKLFYLYFETSCEKESWCKALRLASCEDKENLRWFNRLRSEFHSYLASLNVEYPSFLKQSISFNPEIGEKSIKVDGSQSKVRHFLKKFAKKTSKTAKEDKKIIESSVGGSVKAPQTQKRPYNAAEEIIQALTPRSTSSGSRNQASDTDSNEKVLSDDGTLCCSLLISRLFFDAKSSVDLRNSIQARIQRTLSTIRTPSYIGDIICTGVNPGNVPPYILGMRVLPCDLKEVVAMEIDIEYYGGAVLDIETRLEVQELETNSDSKSVDEVKTDLLEGVEYYEQQLKLNEQKNHSVERKGDEIRKFEETKSFKANELASSTISKWKSVLNSVAKQVSQVPLSMAIRVTTLRGTLRVHIKPPPSDQVWFGFTSMPDIDFNLESSVGDHKITSGHIALFIISKFKAAIRESMVLPNSESVTIPFMLAEKNDWIPQKAAPYIWTNPELHPEPAVESTAVHEIQRPQPSEEIHPQKPQVHSSNTRSTESSSCSTESKHNVAQDKPTDLSEDRKAVSDESSSDEKTPLLESEEKPPPPPPPQEVAIMAIPRQSVEENKEVKFPNWQHPSPPQSMAVTTTEENNDTVEGEDARLKRMGTRAKMLGLRKKMGEKLEEKRRNIEEKGRHIVEKMRGPGGL; this is encoded by the exons ATGGTGGCTTTTGTTGCATTGTTGTTTGGGTTTGTTTTAGGGGCATTAGTTGTTATTGGTATTGAAGTTTTTgtggtttggtttttgattaagaAATTGAGTAAAAAGGCTAATGAAGAAGAGATTAAGGTTAAGAAAAATGTGTTGGATGGAAAAGAAGGACTTCATTTTTCTTACCCAAATAAACAA GGATTGGTTTGGGTtttagaaaaggaaaagatcCCTAAAATTACACCAACCGCTGATAAAAATCCCCGTCAGCAAAAACGTAAAGTTGAAATCGTTGAAGTTTCACCTGTCAGGAAGCATGCAAGCATCAAGGATCAATCACTCTTTATTACAGAACTAGACGGGTCCCTTACAAAAATTTCTTTATTAGGCTGTGTTGCAGAAGCTGTTTCTGCTACAAATCAACCCTCTAGAAAGTG GGCCAAAAAGTACCCAATCAAAGTGGAGAACAAATCATCAGTAGTATATCATGGAAGCAAGTTATTCTACTTGTATTTTGAGACATCTTGTGAGAAGGAATCATGGTGTAAAGCATTACGTCTTGCTTCTTGTGAAGACAAAGAGAACCTTAGGTGGTTTAATAGGTTGCGGTCGGAGTTTCACAGTTACTTGGCGTCTTTAAATGTTGAATATCCCTCATTTTTGAAACAATCTATTAGTTTTAATCCAGAAATAGGGGAGAAATCAATTAAAGTAGATGGTTCACAATCAAAAGTTCGCcactttttgaaaaaatttgcaAAGAAAACATCTAAAACTGCAAAAGAAGATAAAAAGATTATTGAAAGTTCGGTTGGTGGATCTGTGAAGGCCCCCCAAACACAAAAGAGACCTTATAATGCTGCTGAAGAGATCATCCAAGCATTAACACCAAGGTCTACCTCATCAGGAAGCAGAAATCAAGCTTCTGATACAGATTCAAATGAGAAAGTATTAAGTGATGATGGAACATTATGTTGCAGTTTGCTAATATCACGGTTGTTCTTTGATGCCAAAAGCAGTGTGGATTTGAGGAACTCGATACAAGCACGAATTCAG aGAACACTGTCCACCATAAGGACCCCGAGTTACATAGGTGATATCATCTGCACTGGTGTAAATCCTGGAAATGTTCCACCATATATTCTTGGTATGAGGGTTCTGCCGTGTGATCTGAAAGAAGTAGTTGCCATGGAGATTGATATTGAATATTATGGTGGCGCGGTGTTGGATATTGAAACAAGGCTTGAAGTGCAGGAGCTAGAAACAAACTCAGATTCCAAGTCTGTGGATGAAGTCAAGACGGATCTTCTAGAAGGTGTTGAGTATTATGAACAGCAGTTGAAGCTTAATGAACAAAAAAATCACTCCGTGGAGCGAAAGGGTGATGAAATACGCAAATTCG AGGAGACCAAAAGTTTTAAGGCCAATGAACTAGCATCTTCTACTATATCTAAGTGGAAATCTGTACTAAATTCCGTCGCCAAACAAGTCTCTCAG GTTCCCCTTTCAATGGCAATACGGGTAACAACTCTTCGAGGAACCTTGCGAGTACACATAAAACCTCCCCCGTCAGATCAAGTGTGGTTTGGTTTCACATCCATGCCTGATATAGATTTTAATCTGGAGTCTTCCGTTGGTGATCACAAGATAACTAGTGGACATATTGCATTGTTCATAATCAGTAAATTTAAG GCTGCCATTCGTGAATCTATGGTACTCCCTAACTCTGAAAGTGTAACAATTCCCTTTATGTTAGCCGAAAAGAATGACTGGATCCCACAAAAAGCTGCTCCATACATTTGGACTAATCCTGAACTTCACCCTGAGCCAGCGGTCGAATCTACTGCTGTGCACGAAATCCAGCGCCCCCAGCCTTCTGAAGAAATCCATCCACAAAAACCACAAGTCCATAGCAGTAACACTCGTAGTACAGAAAGTAGCAGCTGTAGTACAGAAAGCAAACACAATGTTGCACAGGATAAACCAACTGATTTGTCGGAGGATAGAAAAGCAGTATCTGATGAAAGTTCTTCAGATGAGAAAACACCATTGTTAGAAAGCGAGGAAaagcctccaccaccaccaccaccacaagaGGTAGCAATAATGGCGATTCCTCGCCAGTCAGTGGAAGAGAACAAAGAAGTTAAATTTCCAAATTGGCAACATCCTTCCCCGCCCCAGTCAATGGCGGTGACAACCACAGAAGAAAATAACGACACAGTAGAAGGAGAAGATGCCAGGTTAAAGAGAATGGGAACCAGGGCGAAGATGCTTGGGTTACGGAAGAAGATGGGGGAAAAACTCGAGGAGAAGAGACGTAACATTGAAGAGAAAGGGAGGCATATTGTTGAGAAGATGCGAGGACCTGGAGGACTTTAG
- the LOC122588636 gene encoding uncharacterized protein LOC122588636, translating into MTTASALPTVSLTPPITAGAVNHRTCHVTLSNHRHRRLFPVQVANDSKATEVSPDRIVEKSEADKIVDGMEFGELCNEFECISSPSVEATARQLVRDILELREGNRALGTYATSVKYKDPVRSFTGRDKYKRPLWSTDALDKPNVTVQEMSMLSTSLLNIKWTLKGNPKNPLASVGGPVILRIDSRYTLNQISGQVIEHEELWDLSSSSTIAQAYFWASRRLFSIVESTKDLSDSLKNFSSRFSTKKENLEIYPDPSGDPTKFFQSQDDFQRDAYQLALFLALLYFLVQFLRQTL; encoded by the exons ATGACCACTGCTTCTGCTCTTCCAACTGTTTCCCTTACACCACCCATCACCGCCGGCGCCGTCAACCACCGTACTTGCCACGTCACCCTCTccaaccaccgccaccgccgtcTTTTCCCAGTACAAG TAGCAAATGACTCTAAAGCCACTGAGGTGTCTCCTGATCGTATCGTTGAAAAGTCAGAGGCTGACAAAATTGTTGATGGTATGGAGTTTGGTGAATTATGCAATGAGTTTGAATGTATTAGCAGCCCTTCTGTTGAAGCTACTGCTAGACAACTTGTTCGTGACATTCTAGAGCTTCGGGAGGGTAATCGTGCTCTTGGAACTTATGCTACTTCAGTAAAGTATAAG GATCCAGTCAGAAGCTTTACTGGCCGTGATAAATACAAGAGACCACTATGGTCAACGGATGCACTAGATAAACCTAATGTG ACTGTGCAGGAGATGTCTATGTTGTCTACCAGTCTATTGAATATAAAATGGACTTTAAAAGGGAACCCTAAAAATCCGCTAGCTAGTGTAGGAGGTCCCGTGATTCTCAGGATTGACTCTCGTTACACACTCAACCAAATTAGTGGTCAAGTTATCGAGCATGAAGAGCTTTGGGatttatcttcatcatcaaccaTCGCTCAGGCGTATTTTTGGGCTTCACGCCGTCTATTTTCCATAGTTGAGTCTACAAAAGATCTTTCTGACTCTCTCAAGAATTTTTCAAGCCGTTTTTCTACCAAAAAAGAGAATTTGGAGATCTATCCAGATCCATCTGGTGATCCCACAAAG TTTTTCCAAAGCCAGGATGACTTTCAAAGAGACGCTTACCAACTGGCATTGTTTCTTGCACTTCTGTACTTCTTAGTACAGTTTTTGAGGCAGACCTTGTAA